A single Acidobacteriota bacterium DNA region contains:
- a CDS encoding FAD-binding protein, translating to MSEGKKEIFDVLVVGSGASGGWACKRLCEAGLKVALVDAGRQQSDKNFT from the coding sequence ATGAGTGAAGGCAAAAAAGAGATCTTCGATGTGCTGGTGGTGGGCTCGGGGGCGTCGGGGGGATGGGCGTGCAAGAGGCTTTGCGAGGCAGGACTGAAAGTGGCGCTGGTCGATGCCGGGCGCCAGCAGTCGGACAAGAACTTTACG